The genomic interval CGAGGAGGCGCTCGTCCAGGTGCGCTCGATCCCGCAGCAGAGACCGCACTATCCGCGGTGGCTCGCGTTCCTGGGGTTCGCGGTGATGGGCGGTGCGGCGGCCTTCAGCTTCGGGGGCACGATCCTGGTGGTGCTCACCGCGACCCTCGCCAGCGGCGCCCTGGTCGCCCTCACCGAGGTGATGGCGGCGCGCCAGATCCCCATGTTCTTCGGACAGGCCGCGGGAGGGCTCATCGGGGTGGTCGTCGCCGTGGTGCTGCATGCCCTCGCGCCCGCCCAGAACTCGGCCATCGTGGTGGTGGCCTGCATCATCGTGCTGCTCGCAGGTCTCGCCTCGATCGGGTCCATGCAGGACGCGATCACCGGCTGGTACGTCACCGCGTCGGCCCGCATCCTGGAGACGCTCATGCTCACCGTGGGCATCGTGGTGGGCGTGCGCGCCGGGCTCCTGGGGGCCGAGCTGCTCGGGCTCCACATCTCGGTCGAGGCGACCGCCCCCGTCACCCTCGCCTCCCTCGTCGCGGCCGCCGTCTCCGGTGCCGTGATGGGTCTCGGGTTCGCCGTCGGCACCTTCACCCCGGCCCGGGTGCTGGGCTGGATGGCCATGGTCTCCTCGGTCTCCGCGGTCGTCGTCTACCTGCTCACCGAGTTCGTGTTCGACCGCGTCTGGGCCTCCGCGTGCGCGGCGTTCGTGGTCGGCGTGCTCGCCGTGCTCGTGGCCCGACGGGTGCGCGCCCCCGCGCTCGCCCTGATGATGGGCGGGATCATCCCGCTGGTGCCCGGCAGCCGCATCTACCGCGGGCTGCTCGCGCTGAGCGAGGATATCGGCCGCGGCGGCGCCGAGCTGTTCAGCGCGGCGGAGATCGCCGTGGCGATCGCCGCGGGCGCCGTGCTCGGCCAGCTGCTCGCGACCCGTGTGCTGAGCCGCCGCGGCGCGGCGGGCTGGGCGTTCACGCCCGTCGTCGCGACGCCCTTCCAGACGCCTCGCCGTCGCCGTCTGACGCTCCCTCGGCGCCGTCGGCGCGACGCGGGCCGCATCGAACCCTCTACGATGACCGGAGAGATGTCGGCCCTGCCGCCGTCGGTCCTCCACGACCTCCAGCAGGAGCTCGATCTCGATGCTCCCGCAGGGGCCGTGGGCGGCCCGGGCGGCCACGCCGGATCCGGCACCACCGACGGCGCGCGACGGAGCGACGCCCCCACCCAGGAGGACCGATGACCACCACACTCCTCGCCACGGGCTGCTATTCGACCTCCGGCTCCGGCCGGGGCAGCGGCATCGAGCTGCTGCGATGGTCACCGGACCCGGGGGCCGACGTCGCCGCCGGCGGCGTCGAGGTCCTCGCCCGCGCCGAGGTCCCTGACCCCTCGTTCGTCATCTGGAGCGAGGACGGCGCGCTGCTGTACGCGGTCACCGAGACCAGCCCCACCCACGTGCTCGCCCTGCGCCCCAGCGAGGACCTCGCCTCCCTCGAGACCGTCGCCGACATCGCCCTGCGCGGGGAGGGCGGCTGCCACCTCGCGCTCGGGCCCGACGGCCGCACCCTCATCGTGGCCCAGTACGGCTCGGGCAGCGTCGAGACGCTCGCGCTCGACGAGGACGGCGTGCCCGTCTCCCTCATCGACGAGGACGACCACGGCGACTTCGGCGAGGGGCGCACCGCCCATCCCCATCAGGTCGTCCTCCTGCCCGGCACCGACCTCGTCGCCGTGCCGGATCTGGGCCTGGACCGCGTGATGCTCTACCAGCAGGACATCGACGGGCACATCGACCTGGCCGCCGAGATCGCGCTCGAGCGGGGGAGCGGGCCCCGGCACCTCGCCGCCGACCACGAGAGCTCCGAGCTGCACGTCTCCTGCGAGCTCAGCGGCCGCATCGCGACCGCCGTGCGCGCCCGGCCGGGCAGCACCGAACGGCAGTTCGTGGGCGACGGCTCCTCGATCGAGGCGAGCTGGAAGGTGTCCTCGAGCGTCCCGTCGAGCGGCGTCGAGGGGGAGAACGCGATCTCCCATCTCGAGCTGACGGACGACGAGCATCATCTGCTGGTCGCCAACCGCGGCCCGAACACCCTGAGCGTGCTCGACCGCGGCCAGATCGCCCCGCAGCTGATCGCCGAGACCGGCGTGGGCGCCCACCCGCGCCACTTCACCCAGGCGCAGGGGCATATCCTGGTCGCCGCGCAGGAGGCGGACCGCATCGATGTCCTGCGCTTCGACGGCCGGGACCTGACGATCGCCTCCGATCCGATCCCCTCGCCGTCCGTCAGCTGCCTCGCCCCGCGCCCCTGAGCTCCGCCGCTCGCGAGGGCGAATCCAGAGACCGGCC from Brachybacterium kimchii carries:
- a CDS encoding threonine/serine ThrE exporter family protein, whose product is MPTDIVRLHSVFDLAMRVGEGMLTNGAAASEVTATVLRIISSSGLRDVVVEVTFNQVSLSYLPDDYSTPFTRIRATGSRVQDFARLSAFEEVTEHYILGTVSLEEALVQVRSIPQQRPHYPRWLAFLGFAVMGGAAAFSFGGTILVVLTATLASGALVALTEVMAARQIPMFFGQAAGGLIGVVVAVVLHALAPAQNSAIVVVACIIVLLAGLASIGSMQDAITGWYVTASARILETLMLTVGIVVGVRAGLLGAELLGLHISVEATAPVTLASLVAAAVSGAVMGLGFAVGTFTPARVLGWMAMVSSVSAVVVYLLTEFVFDRVWASACAAFVVGVLAVLVARRVRAPALALMMGGIIPLVPGSRIYRGLLALSEDIGRGGAELFSAAEIAVAIAAGAVLGQLLATRVLSRRGAAGWAFTPVVATPFQTPRRRRLTLPRRRRRDAGRIEPSTMTGEMSALPPSVLHDLQQELDLDAPAGAVGGPGGHAGSGTTDGARRSDAPTQEDR
- a CDS encoding lactonase family protein, whose translation is MTTTLLATGCYSTSGSGRGSGIELLRWSPDPGADVAAGGVEVLARAEVPDPSFVIWSEDGALLYAVTETSPTHVLALRPSEDLASLETVADIALRGEGGCHLALGPDGRTLIVAQYGSGSVETLALDEDGVPVSLIDEDDHGDFGEGRTAHPHQVVLLPGTDLVAVPDLGLDRVMLYQQDIDGHIDLAAEIALERGSGPRHLAADHESSELHVSCELSGRIATAVRARPGSTERQFVGDGSSIEASWKVSSSVPSSGVEGENAISHLELTDDEHHLLVANRGPNTLSVLDRGQIAPQLIAETGVGAHPRHFTQAQGHILVAAQEADRIDVLRFDGRDLTIASDPIPSPSVSCLAPRP